Within the Pseudomonadota bacterium genome, the region GCCTCTTCGGCAATATCTTCATCTATGGCTGCAACACCGGCTACGCCTTCCATATAGTAACGAACTTTATCCATGGCTAAGGGCGGTTCATCTCTGGTGGTTGCCATAAAACCCCAGGTCCACCCGTTAAAATCTTTTGCTGTAACAACAGCTTTTACACCGGGTAGACGTTCTGCCTTGCTTGTATCAATGTTGAGAATTCTTGCATGGGCATAGGGTGAACGTACCACTTTACACCAGAGCATATTGGGCAGGGAATAGTCGGCAGCATACTTTGCCTGGCCCATGACTTTTTCTCTGCCGTCAACCCTTGGCACTCTTTTACCTATTACATTATATTCTTTCATAAATCACCCTCACCTTGCCGTATCCGCTGAGCGGCTACCTTCACTGATTCGATAATCTTCGTGTAGCCTGTACAGCGGCAAAAATTGCCTTCCAATCCCTTTCGTATCTCTTCGTCGGTGGGGTTATTGTTCGCATCAAGGAGCACCTTTGCGGAAAGGATCATGCCGGGGGTGCAAAAACCGCACTGCATGCCGCCTGCTTCAAGAAAAGCCTCCTGTATCGGGTGAAGCTTGTCCCCGTCGGCAAGGCCTTCTATGGTTGTGATCTCTTTGCCGTTGGCTTCCGCTGCCAATACCAGGCAGGCGTTAACAGCTTTACCTTCCATGATTATTGTGCAAGCTCCGCATTCTCCTGCATTACAGCCTTCCTTTGTCCCTGTTAATCCAAGATCATCACGTAAAATTTCAAGGAGTGTAGACCAGGGTTTGATCTGGAGACCATAATCTCTGCCATTAACGATTATATGTATTTGTTCCAC harbors:
- a CDS encoding (2Fe-2S)-binding protein, whose translation is MEQIHIIVNGRDYGLQIKPWSTLLEILRDDLGLTGTKEGCNAGECGACTIIMEGKAVNACLVLAAEANGKEITTIEGLADGDKLHPIQEAFLEAGGMQCGFCTPGMILSAKVLLDANNNPTDEEIRKGLEGNFCRCTGYTKIIESVKVAAQRIRQGEGDL